In Parasegetibacter sp. NRK P23, a single genomic region encodes these proteins:
- a CDS encoding TetR/AcrR family transcriptional regulator, whose product MDFQIQIKMNPKLYLRDPEQSALGRSIVQHSILMIHKMGFEDFTFKKLAQEIGTTEASIYRYFENKHRLLTYIIAWFWTWLEYQIVYHTHNMGSAREKVLTVIKLLTSRLKDEFTFEHIDKTRLYEVAITEGSKPYLTKHVEEDNRDRLFKPYKDLCGRIADIFTAYNPSYKYPRSLSSSLLELAHYQFFFKHHLPSLTDFAQEPDDAGVVRFLEQMVFSSLDAPVA is encoded by the coding sequence ATGGACTTCCAGATTCAGATTAAAATGAACCCCAAGCTCTACCTCCGCGACCCCGAACAATCGGCGTTGGGCAGGAGTATTGTGCAGCATAGTATTCTGATGATCCATAAAATGGGTTTTGAAGATTTTACGTTTAAAAAACTTGCCCAGGAAATCGGCACCACGGAAGCAAGTATATACAGATATTTCGAAAACAAGCACCGGCTGCTCACTTATATTATCGCCTGGTTCTGGACCTGGCTCGAATACCAGATCGTTTACCATACCCACAACATGGGCTCCGCACGCGAAAAAGTGCTAACGGTCATCAAACTGCTCACGTCCCGGTTGAAGGATGAGTTTACTTTCGAGCACATCGACAAAACAAGATTGTACGAAGTGGCGATTACGGAAGGAAGCAAACCCTACCTGACCAAGCATGTGGAAGAAGACAACCGCGACCGCCTCTTTAAACCTTACAAAGATCTTTGTGGAAGAATAGCCGATATTTTCACAGCGTACAACCCTTCCTATAAATATCCCCGTTCACTTTCCAGTTCACTCCTTGAGCTGGCGCATTACCAGTTCTTTTTTAAACACCACCTGCCCTCACTCACCGATTTTGCGCAAGAGCCCGATGATGCTGGCGTGGTGCGTTTCCTGGAACAAATGGTGTTCAGTAGTTTGGACGCACCGGTTGCCTGA
- a CDS encoding retropepsin-like domain-containing protein, with protein MRKTLLILVVLLSGQRLAAQDTLLFPGTLWYDFYWDGDEQYPRDAMMLRSRIDTIDFNFRWQFDTGSPRTFFYGKLWNSFVAAYPYLGKRFFITDSTRLDGFTQVANPLVRISGKLLPKNRLGVMENYGNAVEPAVILESRGASATIGTIGIDLFRDGVLVINFKDNKIGFTSVLKEAFYAKKERNVVDFMLYQNRIILPVTVGGKKLRFFYDSGASLFPLKSTASFLGELPAVNYTDTLRNITTWGKSHDVPGGVFKEKVFIGKMEIKQPKLYIHPDPDKFHTNIFREAGTLGLIGNEFFQEKVLVLDFTRMKCAILDQLK; from the coding sequence ATGAGAAAAACACTTCTGATCCTTGTGGTCCTTCTTTCCGGTCAACGTCTGGCCGCGCAGGATACACTCCTTTTTCCCGGAACTTTATGGTACGATTTCTATTGGGATGGGGATGAACAATATCCCCGGGACGCGATGATGCTTCGTTCACGAATTGATACCATTGACTTTAATTTCCGCTGGCAGTTCGATACGGGCTCGCCCCGTACTTTTTTCTATGGCAAACTCTGGAACTCCTTCGTGGCAGCGTATCCATACCTGGGAAAACGGTTCTTCATTACCGATAGTACGAGACTGGACGGCTTTACCCAGGTGGCGAACCCACTGGTGCGTATCAGCGGAAAGTTATTGCCCAAAAACCGGTTGGGCGTAATGGAAAATTATGGCAATGCGGTGGAACCTGCTGTAATTCTGGAAAGCAGGGGCGCTTCCGCTACCATCGGAACCATTGGCATTGACCTGTTCCGGGATGGGGTTTTGGTCATCAATTTCAAAGACAATAAAATCGGATTCACATCAGTGTTAAAGGAGGCGTTTTATGCTAAAAAGGAACGCAATGTGGTGGATTTCATGTTGTATCAGAACCGCATCATTCTTCCGGTTACCGTGGGCGGAAAAAAACTCCGTTTCTTCTACGACAGCGGCGCGAGTTTGTTCCCGCTGAAATCCACCGCGTCCTTCCTTGGTGAACTTCCGGCTGTAAATTACACCGATACACTTCGGAACATCACCACCTGGGGAAAGTCGCACGATGTGCCCGGCGGTGTTTTTAAAGAGAAAGTATTCATCGGTAAAATGGAGATCAAGCAGCCGAAACTTTATATTCACCCGGATCCGGATAAATTCCATACCAATATCTTCAGGGAGGCGGGAACGCTGGGTTTGATCGGGAATGAATTCTTTCAGGAAAAAGTACTTGTGCTGGATTTTACACGAATGAAATGCGCCATATTGGACCAGTTGAAATAA
- the katG gene encoding catalase/peroxidase HPI: protein MEKESNDISKCPFHNGKMKQSVAGGGTRNRDWWPTQLKVGVLRQNSPASDPMDKDFNYAEAFKSLDLEAVKKDLHALMTDSQDWWPADFGHYGPLFIRMAWHSAGTYRVGDGRGGAGAGQQRFAPLNSWPDNVSLDKARRLLWPIKQKYGKKISWADLMILTGNVALESMGFKTFGFAGGREDVWEPDESVYWGSETTWLGGDIRYAHGSEGVPKEHGVVSSDDNADGKIHSRNLENPLAAVQMGLIYVNPEGPDGNPDPVLAAKDIRDTFGRMAMNDEETVALIAGGHSFGKTHGAAPATHVGKEPEAAGIEEQGFGWSSSYGSGRGADTITSGLEVIWTKTPTQWSNNFFENLFAFEWELTKSPAGAHQWVAKNADSIIPDAYDGSKKHLPTMLTTDLSLRFDPAYEKISRRFLENPDAFADAFARAWFKLTHRDMGPRARYLGPDVPAEELLWQDPIPAVDHELVNEQDVQDLKAKLLSSGLTLSELVTTAWASAATFRGSDKRGGANGARIRLEPQRNWAANNPAQLQKVLDVLTGIQHEFNNAQTGGKKVSLADLIVLGGCAAVEKAAYEAGHDIKVPFTPGRMDASQEQTDVESMGYLEPKADGFRNYRASRLPVSTEEMLIDKAQLLTLTAPELTVLVGGMRVLNANYDGSAHGVFTKEPGKLTNDFFVNLLDMGTAWKAMSDDKELYLGSERATGKAKWTATRADLVFGSNSELRAIAEVYASDDAKEKFVKDFVAAWNKVMNLDRFDIA from the coding sequence ATGGAAAAGGAATCAAACGACATCAGTAAGTGCCCGTTCCACAACGGTAAAATGAAACAAAGCGTTGCCGGAGGTGGTACACGAAACCGCGACTGGTGGCCGACTCAGTTAAAGGTCGGCGTGCTGCGCCAGAATTCTCCCGCTTCAGATCCTATGGACAAAGACTTCAATTACGCGGAAGCCTTTAAAAGCCTGGACCTTGAAGCGGTAAAAAAAGACCTTCATGCTTTGATGACGGATTCGCAAGACTGGTGGCCGGCGGATTTCGGTCATTACGGACCATTATTCATCCGTATGGCCTGGCACAGCGCCGGTACCTACCGTGTAGGGGATGGGCGTGGCGGTGCGGGAGCGGGACAGCAACGCTTTGCGCCCCTGAACAGTTGGCCCGATAACGTGAGCCTTGATAAGGCGCGCAGGCTCCTCTGGCCCATTAAACAGAAATACGGTAAAAAAATATCCTGGGCCGACCTTATGATACTCACTGGTAACGTGGCCCTGGAATCCATGGGCTTTAAAACCTTTGGTTTCGCGGGCGGAAGGGAAGATGTGTGGGAACCCGATGAATCAGTGTATTGGGGTTCTGAAACCACCTGGCTGGGTGGCGATATCCGTTACGCGCATGGCTCTGAAGGGGTGCCCAAAGAACATGGTGTGGTATCCTCCGACGACAATGCCGATGGCAAGATACATTCCCGCAACCTGGAAAATCCACTCGCCGCTGTGCAGATGGGATTGATCTACGTGAACCCTGAAGGTCCCGATGGTAATCCTGATCCCGTACTTGCGGCTAAGGATATCCGTGATACCTTCGGTCGCATGGCCATGAACGATGAAGAAACGGTGGCGTTGATTGCAGGCGGCCACAGCTTCGGAAAAACACATGGCGCCGCACCCGCCACGCATGTGGGCAAAGAGCCGGAAGCGGCAGGCATTGAAGAACAGGGCTTCGGTTGGAGCAGCAGCTACGGCTCCGGGAGAGGTGCCGATACCATTACCAGCGGACTGGAAGTAATATGGACCAAAACCCCCACGCAATGGAGCAATAACTTTTTCGAGAACCTCTTCGCCTTCGAATGGGAACTCACTAAAAGTCCGGCCGGTGCGCACCAATGGGTGGCGAAGAATGCGGACAGCATCATTCCCGATGCCTACGATGGCTCGAAAAAGCACCTGCCCACCATGCTAACGACCGATCTGTCCCTGCGCTTCGATCCTGCATACGAAAAGATATCCCGGCGTTTCCTGGAAAATCCCGATGCCTTCGCCGACGCGTTCGCAAGAGCTTGGTTTAAATTAACGCACCGCGACATGGGGCCGCGTGCCCGTTACCTGGGCCCGGATGTTCCGGCGGAAGAACTGCTGTGGCAGGATCCTATACCCGCTGTGGACCATGAACTGGTGAATGAGCAGGATGTTCAGGACCTGAAAGCAAAGTTACTTTCCTCCGGACTCACTTTATCCGAACTCGTGACCACCGCCTGGGCTTCCGCGGCCACGTTCCGGGGCTCCGATAAACGCGGGGGGGCGAACGGAGCCCGCATCAGGCTGGAACCACAAAGGAACTGGGCGGCGAACAACCCGGCGCAACTGCAAAAAGTGCTGGACGTACTTACCGGTATTCAACACGAATTCAACAACGCGCAAACCGGCGGCAAAAAAGTATCACTTGCCGACCTGATTGTACTGGGCGGTTGCGCGGCCGTTGAAAAAGCCGCTTACGAAGCGGGACATGACATTAAAGTGCCTTTCACGCCCGGACGTATGGATGCTTCGCAGGAACAAACCGACGTGGAATCAATGGGCTACCTCGAACCCAAAGCCGATGGCTTCCGCAACTACAGGGCTTCCCGTTTACCCGTTTCTACCGAGGAAATGCTCATCGACAAGGCCCAGCTGCTCACCCTTACCGCTCCGGAACTGACCGTGCTGGTAGGAGGCATGCGCGTACTGAACGCCAATTACGATGGCTCCGCTCACGGTGTGTTCACCAAAGAGCCGGGTAAGCTGACCAACGACTTTTTCGTAAACCTGCTCGATATGGGTACCGCCTGGAAAGCAATGTCCGACGACAAGGAACTCTACCTCGGCAGCGAACGCGCCACCGGAAAAGCGAAGTGGACCGCCACCCGCGCCGACCTGGTATTCGGTTCCAACTCCGAACTCAGGGCCATCGCTGAAGTGTACGCCAGCGACGACGCTAAGGAAAAATTCGTGAAAGATTTCGTGGCGGCCTGGAACAAGGTGATGAACCTGGACAGGTTTGATATCGCGTAA